One genomic region from Pseudomonas hormoni encodes:
- a CDS encoding OprD family porin has translation MRVMKWSMIALAVAAAASTQVAMAAPFVSDQAEAKGFVEDSSLNLLVRNYYFNRDNKDGARDVKDWTQGLWGTYNSGYTQGLIGVGVDAFGYLAIKLDGGDGTSGSGNMSRSDTVNANGGRDVNDSQGKAGAAVKFRISKTELKFGDMSPSTAPVFAVGGSRILPQVASGFQLQSSEVKDLDLEAGHFYSGSSQDKNARDGDLWANYAGVKANSIDYFGGKYGITDNLSASLYGAKLEDIWNQYYANINLTTPFGGDTSLNTDFNIYRTTDTGDSKAGDISNTAYSLATALSFLKAHTITLAFQKVNGDTPFDYVGIGKNNRGGDSIFLANSIQYSDFNAPGEKSAQIRYDLKMAEYGVPGLSFMTRYVKGWDIDGTNTPAGSAYTGLYGDNGKHNETNFEAKYVVQSGPAKDLSVRFRQAWHFANADEGEGDVKEFRVIVDYPLSIL, from the coding sequence ATGCGCGTGATGAAGTGGAGCATGATCGCACTGGCAGTTGCAGCAGCAGCCAGTACTCAAGTGGCTATGGCCGCACCTTTCGTAAGTGACCAGGCTGAAGCCAAAGGTTTTGTTGAAGACAGCTCGCTGAACTTGCTGGTTCGCAACTACTACTTCAACCGTGACAACAAAGATGGCGCCCGCGACGTCAAAGACTGGACCCAAGGTCTTTGGGGCACCTACAACTCCGGTTACACCCAAGGTCTCATCGGTGTCGGCGTTGATGCGTTCGGTTACCTGGCCATCAAACTGGATGGCGGCGATGGCACTTCCGGTTCGGGCAACATGAGCCGTAGCGACACCGTCAACGCCAACGGTGGCCGCGACGTCAACGACAGCCAGGGTAAAGCTGGCGCGGCGGTTAAATTCCGCATCTCCAAAACCGAGCTGAAATTCGGCGACATGTCGCCGAGCACTGCTCCAGTGTTTGCTGTTGGCGGTTCCCGTATCCTTCCTCAAGTTGCCAGCGGTTTCCAACTGCAGAGCAGCGAAGTCAAAGACCTTGACCTCGAAGCCGGTCACTTCTACTCGGGTTCCAGCCAGGACAAAAACGCCCGTGACGGCGACCTGTGGGCAAACTACGCCGGCGTGAAAGCCAACAGCATCGACTATTTCGGTGGCAAGTACGGCATTACCGATAACCTTTCCGCATCGCTGTATGGCGCCAAGCTGGAAGACATCTGGAACCAGTACTACGCCAACATTAACCTCACCACTCCGTTTGGTGGTGACACGTCGCTGAACACTGACTTCAACATCTACCGCACCACCGATACCGGTGATTCGAAAGCTGGTGACATCAGCAACACCGCGTACTCGCTGGCCACTGCTCTGTCGTTCCTGAAAGCACACACCATCACCCTGGCCTTCCAAAAGGTTAATGGCGATACCCCATTCGACTACGTCGGTATCGGCAAGAACAACCGCGGCGGCGACTCGATCTTCCTCGCCAACTCCATCCAGTACTCTGACTTCAACGCCCCTGGCGAGAAGTCTGCCCAGATCCGTTACGATCTGAAAATGGCTGAGTACGGCGTTCCTGGTCTGAGCTTCATGACCCGTTACGTGAAAGGTTGGGACATCGACGGCACCAACACTCCAGCAGGCAGCGCTTACACCGGCCTGTACGGTGACAATGGCAAGCACAACGAAACCAACTTTGAAGCCAAGTACGTTGTTCAGTCTGGCCCGGCAAAAGATCTGTCCGTCCGCTTCCGTCAAGCTTGGCACTTTGCTAACGCCGACGAAGGTGAAGGCGACGTGAAAGAGTTCCGTGTGATCGTTGACTACCCGCTGTCGATCTTGTAA
- a CDS encoding mechanosensitive ion channel family protein, producing the protein MDLNAEVDNLVKASQAWIPMIMEYGSRVLLAIITLAIGWWLINKVTQKLGGLIALRNADLALQGFISSLANIILKVLLIVSVASMIGVETTSFVAAIGAAGLAIGLALQGSLANFAGGVLILLFRPFRIGDWIEAQGVAGTVDSIQIFHTVLRTGDNKTIIVPNGNLSNGIITNTNRQPTRKVVFDVGVDYEADLQKARQVLLDLAKDERILAEPVPQAVISTLGDSSITVSLRVWVKTADYWDVMFMFNEQSRDRLKTAGIDIPFPQRVIRVVQESAVQ; encoded by the coding sequence ATGGACTTGAATGCTGAAGTGGACAACCTGGTCAAGGCATCCCAAGCCTGGATTCCGATGATCATGGAATACGGCAGCCGCGTGCTGCTGGCGATTATCACCCTGGCCATCGGCTGGTGGCTGATCAACAAAGTGACGCAGAAACTGGGCGGTCTGATCGCGCTGCGTAACGCCGACCTGGCGCTGCAAGGGTTCATCAGCAGCCTGGCGAACATTATTCTCAAGGTTTTGCTGATCGTCAGCGTGGCCTCGATGATCGGCGTGGAAACGACTTCCTTCGTCGCAGCGATCGGTGCGGCGGGTCTGGCCATAGGTCTGGCATTGCAGGGCAGCCTGGCGAACTTCGCCGGTGGCGTGCTGATTCTACTGTTCCGTCCGTTCCGTATTGGTGACTGGATCGAAGCGCAAGGGGTGGCCGGTACGGTCGACAGCATTCAGATCTTCCACACCGTGCTGCGTACAGGCGATAACAAAACCATCATCGTGCCTAACGGCAATTTGTCGAACGGCATCATCACCAACACTAACCGTCAGCCAACCCGCAAGGTTGTGTTTGATGTGGGTGTTGATTACGAGGCGGACCTGCAGAAAGCTCGTCAAGTGTTGCTGGATCTGGCCAAGGATGAGCGCATCCTGGCTGAACCCGTTCCGCAAGCAGTCATTTCTACCCTGGGCGACAGTTCGATTACTGTTTCCCTGCGGGTGTGGGTGAAGACGGCGGATTACTGGGATGTGATGTTCATGTTTAACGAACAGTCCCGGGACCGGTTGAAAACGGCCGGCATCGATATCCCGTTTCCACAGCGGGTGATTCGAGTGGTTCAGGAATCTGCAGTGCAGTAA
- a CDS encoding SlyX family protein produces MSLEERVTDLESQLAFQDDTIQALSDVLATQQRAVERLQLQMAALLKRQEEMAGQFETFEEEAPPPHY; encoded by the coding sequence ATGAGCCTGGAAGAACGCGTTACCGATCTGGAGAGCCAGCTGGCGTTTCAGGATGACACCATCCAGGCATTGAGCGATGTGCTGGCGACGCAGCAGCGCGCAGTGGAGCGTCTGCAACTGCAAATGGCTGCCCTGCTCAAGCGGCAGGAGGAAATGGCCGGTCAGTTCGAAACCTTTGAAGAAGAAGCGCCACCGCCGCACTACTAG
- a CDS encoding HIT domain-containing protein — MFALDPRLQQDTLPIGDFPLSRLLLSNDSNYPWFILVPRRDDISEIFQLDVADQRQLWQETTALAEMLKDSFDADKLNVAALGNVVSQLHMHVIVRKHEDAAWPAPVWGKHPAKPYTAEQIAVIRERLRLVLTEDFTFLEG, encoded by the coding sequence GTGTTCGCTTTAGATCCACGACTTCAACAAGACACGTTACCGATCGGGGATTTCCCGCTCAGCCGGTTGCTGTTGTCCAATGATTCGAACTACCCGTGGTTCATCCTGGTACCGCGTCGCGACGATATCAGCGAGATATTTCAGTTGGATGTTGCCGATCAGCGGCAGCTGTGGCAGGAAACGACCGCGCTGGCGGAAATGCTCAAGGACTCGTTCGACGCGGACAAGTTGAATGTCGCGGCCCTGGGTAACGTTGTCAGTCAGTTGCATATGCATGTGATTGTGCGCAAACACGAGGATGCCGCCTGGCCCGCGCCGGTGTGGGGCAAGCACCCGGCCAAACCGTACACGGCGGAGCAGATCGCGGTCATTCGCGAGCGGCTGCGTCTGGTGTTGACCGAAGACTTCACGTTTCTGGAGGGTTGA
- a CDS encoding YajQ family cyclic di-GMP-binding protein: MPSFDVVSELDKHEVTNAVENAVKELDRRYDLKGKGTFEFKEKDLTVNLTAEADFQLEAMIEILKLALVKRKIDVQCLEVKDAYASGKLMKQEAVLKEGIDKELAKKIVAHVKDAKLKVQAAIQGEQVRITGKKRDDLQEAIAALRAKTFDMPLQFNNFRD; the protein is encoded by the coding sequence ATGCCGTCGTTCGACGTGGTATCCGAACTGGACAAACACGAAGTCACCAACGCGGTCGAGAACGCCGTCAAGGAACTCGATCGTCGTTATGACCTGAAAGGCAAAGGCACCTTCGAGTTCAAGGAAAAGGACCTGACCGTCAACCTGACCGCTGAAGCCGATTTCCAGCTCGAAGCGATGATTGAGATCCTCAAGCTGGCGCTGGTCAAGCGCAAAATCGACGTGCAGTGCCTTGAAGTCAAGGACGCCTATGCATCGGGCAAGCTGATGAAGCAGGAAGCTGTCCTCAAGGAAGGCATCGACAAAGAGCTGGCGAAAAAAATCGTCGCTCACGTCAAGGACGCCAAGTTGAAGGTTCAAGCGGCCATTCAGGGCGAGCAAGTGCGCATCACCGGCAAGAAACGTGACGATTTGCAGGAAGCCATCGCGGCCCTGCGCGCCAAGACCTTCGACATGCCTCTGCAGTTCAATAACTTCCGCGACTGA